TCGGAGAACAACATtggttttttttcatttttacacATTTACCAttaaataaatctatatttgcatatatgtttatgttatatttttcttatcatAATTTCTTCTAGATTTTTCTACGTTtgattaaaatacaaatatatccCATCACACATAATAAATTTAAAGAATAGATTGTACCTCTGATAGTATATACTTATGTTactatttcttatttttaaagatataattaaaatataattaaaaaaattcacaaataaCGTAATATAATAAATCATACATAGCTGTCGAAGAGAAATGGTAAAATGAATTTCTATAATTTACAATCAATACAAAAATTAATGACTAGTAACCCTTATGCATAAACACCTATttagataaaattaaattaaataaaaattcatataatatatatatatatatatatataatatatattcagcTTTTTCGTATCAGGTTACAACTGTATATATTCAATGAATATTTCCTGTGTCCAGCGCATTGTTAGAAATATCATATTGGCTGTCACTATGAACCAGAATGTGAGAATATAAATTTGTCAGagtatcataaatataaaaacatcagcATTGTCTGACGTAAGAAAATCATGTATATTCattaatatgtttaaatatatagtgaatAGCATACTTTCTAGATACAAACCTTAAAACCGTTAGTTCACTACATGCAGTATGATGGAATGAACCAGTGCAAGCTCTTGCAACATCGTGATAAGGCTGCTAAACCGCAATCTCTCATTTTGTATGGAGCAAATTAACATTATGATGATGGACTCGCATTTTATTGAGTACATCGAATATGCTGATCTGCTCATATGATGACACCATATGCAAATATGAGTTCACTGTCTTCCAAAACAAAGAGTATGAATCTATACTCAGCTGTCACCTCAAATACTATGGTCCatataaacttcaaaataattACCATAATACATGTGCATCTAATATATGATCGCATATGTTGTCTACTACTACTATTACGGTATTACCACTTGATATCACCATATGGTTTCTTCACTCTTCCTATCATCTTTTTCTGTCAGCTTATAACTCGATCACACGATGAGACTCATTATGGCTGCGACCAAAAAATTCATTCGAAAGTTTACAATGAATGTTACAAAACGCAACGCTATCGCTAATCTATTTACAACACAACTTTTTACTTAAAAGTCATGGCATGTTGAACGTGTTGCGAGAGAGATGGCGATGAAGAAGAGGAATGGAGGAATAGGCAGACTACGGACATATCGTCCATAGCGATTCCtcgtctcttcttcttccaagCCCGAACTGCTTGCTCCACTAATCGCTTAGCCGCCTTAGGCCGCTCAGTGGTGGAAGAAATGATCTCTATAGCTTCCTGGTTTGTAATCACATCCCATATCTTTTAtgttcaaaccaaaaaaaaaaaacaagtcaataactttataaaaatatttaaataatgaGTGTACAATCAGAATAGACCAAGTCAATGCAAAACGAGCAAAATATGTTTAATGGAAACCAAAAAACACTGAAAAAATATGTCTATTACTGtctcaaaaatttaaatttatatatctgaAAAACCAAAGACTATAACATATATtactttcaaatttaaattcaatttaattttaaaccaaaaccgAAATGAAACCGTTCAAACCAGTGCATAGTAgctattttcataaaaaaaaaaagtcaaaccaaaaccgaacccaAATTAGAATAAGATATTccctaaatcaaataaataatacttCAATTTCATTCTTTTCAAACTTTTTTCTGTCTCTCACAAtttgacatttaaaaaaaaattgagtattTCAAGTGTGTGGAATGTGATGAATGAATATTGTTTGATTGTTTTCAAGGTTTATAGATATTTACCCCATCACTAGCcaagatgatgaagtggtcttTAGCAGAGATGTGCCTTTGAGTGACTTCAGGGACCGAGACCAATCCATACTCTTTAATACAATAGTCTCCGAACGCTCTTGACATAGCCAGTCCCGGTGCTTCTGCGTCTGGTTGCCATACACGGTGGACTCCTGGCTCATCTTTCATACAGAATACACGTCCATTGCATCCGATAattctctccttctcctctaTTTCGTTCACaccaaaacaaacacaaatatcAAGATTCAAGAACTTACTAGgataatattcatatattttttaagatcTATAAAGGTAAGTTTAAGAAGGATTGAAAGAACTAACGAGGCAGATTCGGTTTGAAATCCAGGGTGAGCTGAACAGCAACCAAGTTCCCTTCATCTGAAGTGGTGGCTAGCACTGCTCGTGAATCGCCTACATTTGATACATAAATTACATCACCCTACATAAAACAAGAAACCATTTTATCAACGAACATATTATAAATTCTCaaaaaatcttttgtttttaatgaattgttaaatttattcgattcaaaaacatttttactcCGAGTGCATCACTACTTCTTTTATGTTGTTACCTGTCTGACAATGGTTATAGCAGTTGTGCCACTGTTGTAAGAATCAATCTTGCGGTGATGTTCAAGTTCTTGATCAACCGATGCACATGTCTTGAGATATGAATGTTTCCATATGTCGAATCTCGAGAATTTTTTACTGGAGCCTTCAAGGTCTAGCTCGGGATCTAGTAGTGTGGTTTGAGCGAGAGTCTTTTGCCAGTTGCATAGGAGGGATGAAGGCATCGAGTTTCTTACATGTTTGGCTACATAGTGACCCCATGGACCATGTCCATCGAATATTCCGCAGAATATCATGTCTTCTTGGCACCCAAATCCctgtttaccaaaaataaattgtCAGAACGCTAAACATACTCAAAACGCGGTAAATAGCACAAAGGATATGAATCTAGATGCTACACCTAACGGAACCAAGAAGTCTAACAGACAAACGCAAACGCAGAAGATTTTTAAAACGGGAAAAAGGTTAGTAACGTTGTAATTAATATACTACCTCCCAAACGATTGCACAGTCCTGGTTAACGCCTTTCTCACCGCGTTTAGAGAAAACAGAGGCCGAGTTATTAGAACCTTCTGCATAAACGTAACCACATGATTTCAGaatcatctccttcttctttgcaTCTTTCACCATCTCATCAGCAGCTTCCTTAGCGTCGCAAGTTCCATTGTTGTGCTTCACTTTCTTGATGGAGAAGGATCGAGCTAATCCACTGAACATGGACGAAAAATGTCCCATTCTTAACAACACCAGATGATTTATTTGGTGAAAATATCAAGCAACAGTGAGTAAGATGATCTTGAATCTGTTGAACAAGAAAGAACAGAGAGTTTTAGATTCTTGGATTAGAGTTTTAAGAGCTAGAGGGCATAATACAATGTCCAAacgtataataaaaaaaatacaaaacagagGTTTGAACTTAAAAGGTAGAAAGATGAGTCATAGTGCAGAGAATCTAAAagatttagaagaaaaaaatagctTAAGTTAGCATAATATTCATAAGTCTGACATGGAATTCCATTGAACAAGCTTCTGAGATTATCAAACGTTTATCTTTTGAGATAAGTACTAAATATAAATGTGAAATTTGACTCTTAAGGGAAATCAAGTTTCTCCTTATAGAAAACACATTTAGAGATATTTCTTATTAAGGAAATGAAAAACAAGTTGCAAGACTCCAAGATTCTCCTTCTTTTGCTTTTTCGGTGATAtctaacaagaaaataaaaatctatcaCAGTCTCATAACTTTCTGAGCATGCTTTtgtttaacatatatttaaatatgaaaacctAAAAGGCAAAATCCAACAACAGATTACTCTTCACCCTCTTTGTTTAATCATTCTTGATTCGTCACAAACCAGTCAGATTCAACTTAGATGTAttaaagagagatagagatagaATTAGAGACCGTTGAGATGGCTCAGAGACGCCGTAGAGATGACGTATTGTCAGAAAAGCTGACGTAGCACCAAACGGAGAAGAAGAGTTAGCTAAGGAAGCGAGAGAGAGAATAATCAGAATCCATTTAATGCTCcaaagagaaagaaaattaaagaacTCAAAATTAAATGGAACAATCAAGAAagattatttataaagttaaaaaaaaaatctggtaCGGTGTTGTAATAGTTCCCTCTGTCATTTATATTATGGTAAGAGAAGGACAAAGACATGGTCGACAATGTCTTTGGTCTTTTGTGGATGTCAGAAAATCagaaattcaataattacattttttataatcataatctCTCCACGATATTTGTttcttatgttttaaaataaaaattggttaaTTAAACAAGACAAGTTGTAGAATATTTAAGTGTGGATTATCAGAAACAGAGACAACTACGAGATACgtttatatctttttttgtgtgtgcaAAAAACgtttatatcttcttctttcgTGTATATCTTCTTCCGAAAATTATACAACCAATTTCTCGATcataccattttttttttcgtaaCTGGCTTCGATCATACCATTTTTTGTTAGAGGCttctaataatttaaaatggtGTTAAAACATGCTGTTTGCATGTAAGTATATGATAATAGTACAGATTATTCTTAGAAACAAGACAATAATAATATGAGAATATTATGTACATAATGGTTTAAGAGATGAATACGCTCAACTCGTTGCATCAAAAGTCAAATAAAGCAGATACAACTAATAAAGTTCAAGAAATATCAC
This window of the Raphanus sativus cultivar WK10039 unplaced genomic scaffold, ASM80110v3 Scaffold2462, whole genome shotgun sequence genome carries:
- the LOC108813195 gene encoding probable protein phosphatase 2C 73; protein product: MGHFSSMFSGLARSFSIKKVKHNNGTCDAKEAADEMVKDAKKKEMILKSCGYVYAEGSNNSASVFSKRGEKGVNQDCAIVWEGFGCQEDMIFCGIFDGHGPWGHYVAKHVRNSMPSSLLCNWQKTLAQTTLLDPELDLEGSSKKFSRFDIWKHSYLKTCASVDQELEHHRKIDSYNSGTTAITIVRQGDVIYVSNVGDSRAVLATTSDEGNLVAVQLTLDFKPNLPQEKERIIGCNGRVFCMKDEPGVHRVWQPDAEAPGLAMSRAFGDYCIKEYGLVSVPEVTQRHISAKDHFIILASDGIWDVITNQEAIEIISSTTERPKAAKRLVEQAVRAWKKKRRGIAMDDMSVVCLFLHSSSSSPSLSQHVQHAMTFK